A portion of the Actomonas aquatica genome contains these proteins:
- the ileS gene encoding isoleucine--tRNA ligase yields the protein MRGNLVKREPERLAHWNQLDLYQAMQSLRADAPTFVLHDGPPFTNGDVHIGTALNKTLKDIVCRYKTMRGFRTPYVPGWDCHGLPIEQKVTREIQAAGEDLSTAERRARCDAFSEKWIGIQKEQFKRLGVQADWASEYKTKAPAYEADIIRTFASFVEQDIVYRSKKPVYWSIPFETALAEAEIEYKDHVSPAIWVKFTVPTDQAEKFGLPTDKPLSVVIWTTTPWTIPANLAIAVHPQVDYVVADLGAERILVAQALLPQVLSSAKIEGEAPVVHTTKGEQLEHLATRHPLIDRASPIVLADYVTTDSGTGCVHTAPGHGAEDYLTGLNYKLDIYCPVGDDGCYVDDGQVPAELVGLSCLETVEDLAAKKTSPANIGVLKMLAEKNALLAKARYPHSYPHCWRSKTPIIFRAVDQWFVSLDKANHRAKALDAIGGVQWIPGWGESRIRGAVEARPDWCISRQRSWGVPIIAFYGPDKAPYIDGGVIRAVADKIATRGTNYWYDAPATELLDGVELPAGWPAASELTAGRDTLDVWIDSGSSHNAVLGTLQGTTSWPADLYLEGSDQHRGWFQSSLWTSIISRGAAPYKAVLTHGFIVGEDGKKISKSGQYEKPPTSDRYINEHGADVIRLWIASQDFTQDITLSDKILGIAGDAYRLFRNTFRYQLSTQFDFDPATDTVAVADMDRLDRWALHQTAVLAEACTAAYDAYEFHRVFQLCNHFCSVTLSAVYHDILKDRLYTFPANHPQRRSSQTAIRAIFDTLVRLLAPVLTFTADEAWSHGTAGSDFTDQTIHLQDWPVIPADWKNDSLAAEVAALLKVRAQVTEAIEPARQAGKIGKSLDATVSLAIADDVEPAALLKQYQDLLPELFIVSRVDLTTTDEKALQVKVSHCQEHGDQRCPRCWRWVPELSATPHGETCPRCAEALG from the coding sequence ATGCGAGGCAACCTCGTGAAACGGGAACCGGAGCGCCTCGCGCATTGGAACCAGCTGGACCTCTACCAGGCGATGCAAAGCCTCCGCGCGGATGCTCCCACCTTCGTGTTGCACGACGGCCCGCCGTTCACCAACGGCGACGTGCACATCGGCACCGCGCTCAACAAGACGCTCAAGGACATCGTCTGCCGCTACAAAACCATGCGCGGCTTCCGCACGCCCTACGTGCCGGGTTGGGACTGCCACGGTCTGCCCATCGAGCAGAAGGTCACCCGCGAGATCCAAGCCGCCGGCGAAGACCTCTCCACCGCCGAACGCCGCGCCCGCTGCGACGCCTTTTCCGAGAAGTGGATCGGCATCCAGAAGGAGCAGTTCAAACGCCTCGGCGTGCAGGCTGACTGGGCCAGCGAATACAAAACCAAGGCCCCCGCCTACGAGGCCGACATCATCCGCACTTTCGCCTCCTTCGTGGAGCAGGACATCGTCTACCGCTCCAAGAAGCCGGTCTATTGGTCGATCCCCTTCGAAACCGCCCTCGCCGAGGCCGAGATCGAATACAAGGACCACGTCTCGCCCGCCATCTGGGTGAAGTTCACCGTGCCGACCGACCAGGCCGAGAAGTTTGGCCTGCCGACCGACAAGCCCCTTTCCGTCGTCATCTGGACGACCACCCCGTGGACCATCCCGGCCAACCTCGCCATCGCGGTGCACCCGCAGGTCGACTACGTCGTGGCCGACCTCGGCGCGGAACGCATTCTCGTCGCCCAAGCACTGCTCCCACAGGTGCTCAGCTCGGCCAAGATCGAGGGCGAAGCCCCGGTCGTCCACACCACCAAGGGCGAACAACTCGAACACCTCGCCACCCGCCACCCGCTCATCGATCGCGCCTCGCCGATCGTGTTGGCCGACTACGTCACCACCGACAGCGGCACGGGCTGCGTGCACACTGCCCCCGGCCACGGTGCGGAGGACTATCTCACCGGTCTCAACTACAAGCTCGATATCTACTGCCCCGTCGGCGACGACGGTTGCTACGTCGATGATGGTCAGGTGCCCGCCGAACTCGTGGGCCTCTCCTGCCTCGAGACCGTCGAGGACCTCGCCGCCAAGAAGACCTCCCCGGCCAACATCGGCGTGCTGAAAATGCTCGCCGAAAAGAACGCCCTGCTCGCCAAGGCGCGCTACCCGCACAGCTACCCGCACTGCTGGCGCTCCAAGACCCCCATCATTTTCCGCGCGGTCGACCAGTGGTTTGTCTCCCTCGACAAAGCCAACCACCGCGCCAAGGCCCTCGACGCCATCGGCGGCGTGCAATGGATCCCCGGCTGGGGCGAGTCCCGCATCCGCGGCGCCGTGGAAGCCCGCCCGGACTGGTGCATCTCGCGTCAACGCTCCTGGGGCGTTCCCATCATCGCCTTCTACGGTCCCGACAAAGCCCCCTACATCGACGGCGGCGTGATCCGGGCCGTGGCCGACAAGATCGCCACCCGCGGCACCAACTACTGGTATGACGCGCCCGCCACCGAGCTCCTCGACGGCGTGGAGCTGCCCGCCGGTTGGCCCGCCGCCAGCGAACTCACCGCCGGCCGCGACACCCTCGACGTGTGGATCGATTCCGGCTCCTCCCACAACGCTGTGCTCGGCACCCTGCAGGGCACCACCTCTTGGCCCGCCGACCTCTACCTCGAAGGCAGCGACCAACACCGCGGCTGGTTCCAGTCCTCGCTCTGGACTTCCATCATCTCCCGCGGCGCCGCCCCCTACAAAGCGGTGCTTACCCACGGCTTCATCGTGGGCGAAGACGGCAAAAAGATCTCCAAGAGCGGCCAATACGAGAAACCGCCCACGTCCGATCGTTACATCAACGAACACGGCGCCGACGTCATCCGCCTCTGGATCGCCTCCCAGGATTTCACGCAGGACATCACTTTGTCCGACAAGATCCTCGGCATCGCTGGCGACGCTTACCGCCTCTTCCGCAACACCTTCCGCTATCAGCTCTCGACCCAGTTCGATTTCGATCCGGCCACCGACACCGTGGCCGTGGCCGACATGGACCGCCTCGACCGCTGGGCCCTGCATCAGACCGCCGTCCTCGCCGAGGCCTGCACCGCGGCTTACGACGCCTACGAATTCCACCGCGTCTTCCAGCTCTGCAACCACTTCTGCTCGGTCACGCTCTCGGCCGTCTACCACGACATCCTCAAGGATCGTCTCTACACCTTCCCGGCCAACCACCCGCAGCGCCGCTCCTCGCAGACCGCCATCCGCGCGATCTTCGACACCCTCGTGCGCCTGCTCGCGCCGGTCCTCACTTTCACCGCCGACGAAGCCTGGTCCCATGGCACCGCCGGCAGCGATTTCACCGACCAGACGATCCACTTGCAGGATTGGCCGGTCATCCCCGCCGATTGGAAAAACGACAGCCTCGCCGCCGAAGTCGCCGCCCTGCTCAAGGTGCGCGCCCAGGTGACCGAGGCCATCGAGCCCGCCCGCCAGGCTGGCAAGATCGGCAAATCTCTCGACGCCACCGTGTCTCTGGCCATCGCGGACGACGTCGAGCCCGCCGCCCTGCTCAAGCAATACCAAGACCTCCTGCCCGAACTCTTTATCGTTTCACGGGTCGATCTCACGACCACCGATGAGAAAGCCCTGCAGGTTAAAGTCTCCCATTGCCAAGAGCACGGCGACCAACGTTGCCCGCGCTGCTGGCGCTGGGTGCCCGAACTTTCCGCCACTCCCCATGGCGAAACCTGCCCCCGCTGCGCGGAGGCCCTCGGCTAA